A window of the Sabethes cyaneus chromosome 1, idSabCyanKW18_F2, whole genome shotgun sequence genome harbors these coding sequences:
- the LOC128745839 gene encoding LOW QUALITY PROTEIN: uncharacterized protein LOC128745839 (The sequence of the model RefSeq protein was modified relative to this genomic sequence to represent the inferred CDS: inserted 2 bases in 1 codon; substituted 1 base at 1 genomic stop codon), whose translation MGMWNTSLHATDGVEVLQSRTLSIKRGIFQGDTFSPLWFCLAMNPLSKALNRSSYGYQLKSGTTSTIITHTFYMDDLKLFAETMEKLRHLLQLVTTFSNDIRMELGVDKCRLVNIHRGKVMDAESFRINEREEIRSMIEGESYKYLGFLQLKGIHHTTIRKELQERFLYRVNRILKSLLSAGNKGKAINTFAVPLLTYSFGVVKWTKTDLEAIERTLRVSLTKHRSHHPRSAVERITLPRIEGGRGVTDIQALCVSQIEQLRRYFIDSQTRHVVYRTVCEADHGFSALHLAQEHYQLNCDLKTVPEKVETWKAKELHGTHPHQLEQAHIDKVASNAWLVRGDLFSETEGFMVAIQDRASGKKSQPNMEYNLKNRDIMRSPKEGAPTGAGPGTGDRASGQRLEYDQVXERPSSQRAQPVNRTRNRRSSNRHHQGNAAPANDATTDRRQSLTLAGRPRQRIMWTREMNIYVIRCYYVCTRLETDMSGRPMMLDMFNERFPRFANQLDRNKLYSRRRTILSNNMLTTTELDTIKLEVQRELEGTGNRSSDTSRRSSVGRDAARRESVASVNTPVGKSHVPGQDLGRQQQQLRDELAFQMDAAVTQFRGTDPLSRHRIPKLQYSYRLTNAVSTLNEGILPRYSEAAENLEELQCIVYSAAVAVVRTLGMRTYPQDIGESRARPSKQKPAWMRRLQSRIASLRVKIGRLTQYTRGNRSRRLVRQVMEIVQPSELQNLSELNVTEILDTHVQRLSALAKRMRRYVECSKRKEQNRMFNTNEREFYNHVRKEKPNYSEGLPEIGQVTQFWANLWENPAQHNNDGMWLVEEEENSDEIDSMAAVILTAQDIREATRYTRNWAAPGPDFVHNFWYKKFSTIHGRLAECFNMVLRDPRTLPEFITKGVTYLLPKDRNTADPAKYRPITCLSSLYKVLSSVISSKVQDHCDANGVMTEEQKGCRKNTQGCKDQVIIDAVIVGQASQNKRNLGMAYIDYKKAYDSVPHTYLIKVLELYKIDDGVIRLMKHAMRMWNTSLHITDGATVLRSRTLSIRRGIFQGDTFSPLWFCLAMNPLSRTLNRTSYGYKLKSGTTRTKITHTFYMDDLKLFAETKDQLHQLLQVVSTFSNDIRMELGIDKCRLVNIHRGEVMDAESVRVNPREEIRSMVEGESYKYLGFLQLKGIHHTMIKKELQENFLHRINRIMKTFLSAGNKIKARNTFDVPLLTYSFGVVKWTKTDLEAIERALRVSLTKHRSHHPKSATERITLPRNEGGIGVIDIQALCASQIQQLRRYFVESQNRHEIYRTVCEADHGFSALHLAQHDYQLNCVLKTDEEKIATWKQKELHGTHPHQLEQSHIDKAASNTWLVRGDLFSETEGFMVAIQDRVIATKNYRRYRLHENIEDRCRKCNVVGESIEHVIAGCQALAETAYLNRHNTVAKIVHHQXLVNCYVPYYKYLPHPVLENDCVKLYWDRAIITDVLIRANRPDIVVYNKRMKRVTL comes from the exons ATGGGAATGTGGAACACTTCACTCCACGCTACCGACGGGGTAGAGGTGTTACAATCCAGAACTCTCAGCATAAAAAGGGGGATTTTCCAAGGCGATACATTCAGTCCGCTATGGTTTTGCCTTGCGATGAACCCCCTCAGCAAAGCACTTAACCGAAGCAGCTATGGCTACCAATTGAAAAGTGGGACAACGAGTACAATAATTACCCACACCTTCTATAtggacgatctgaagctgtttGCGGAAACTATGGAGAAGCTGCGTCATCTGTTGCAGCTGGTGACAACGTTCAGCAACGATATTCGGATGGAGCTTGGCGTCGACAAATGTCGTCTCGTAAATATCCATCGGGGTAAAGTAATGGACGCTGAAAGTTTCCGCATCAACGAAAGGGAGGAAAttcgaagtatgattgaaggtgaGTCGTACAAATACCTGGGATTCCTGCAACTGAAAGGTATTCACCACACGACTATCAGGAAAGAACTGCAGGAACGGTTCCTGTATCGTGTCAACCGTATTTTGAAATCACTCCTCTCTGCCGGCAACAAAGGAAAGGCGATAAACACGTTTGCCGTGCCTTTGTTGACATACAGCTTCGGGGTGGTTAAATGGACCAAAACGGATTTGGAAGCGATTGAACGTACCTTGCGAGTATCGCTAACCAAGCACCGTTCGCACCACCCAAGATCGGCAGTCGAAAGAATCACCTTACCACGCATAGAAGGAGGAAGAGGTGTCACTGACATCCAAGCGCTATGCGTATCCCAGATCGAGCAGTTGCGGAGATATTTCATAGATAGTCAGACTCGTCATGTTGTCTACCGCACTGTCTGTGAAGCAGACCACGGGTTCAGCGCCCTGCATCTGGCGCAGGAGCATTACCAGCTGAACTGCGACCTAAAAACCGTACCAGAAAAGGTCGAAACGTGGAAAGCAAAGGAACTACATGGGACGCACCCCCATCAATTAGAGCAAGCGCATATAGACAAAGTGGCATCGAATGCGTGGTTGGTGCGAGGTGATCTCTTTTCGGAGACGGAAGGCTTCATGGTAGCCATTCAGGATCGG GCTTCCGGAAAGAAAAGTCAACCCAATATGGAGTACAATCTAAAAAATCGAGATATCATGCGATCGCCCAAGGAGGGAGCCCCTACTGGAGCTGGTCCTGGAACGGGGGACAGAGCGAGCGGCCAGCGGCTGGAGTATGATCAGGTGTAAGAGCGACCTTCCAGTCAACGGGCTCAGCCCGTAAACCGAACGCGAAACAGACGAAGCAGTAACAGACACCACCAAGGCAATGCTGCACCTGCTAATGATGCTACGACTGACCGACGTCAGTCGCTCACTTTGGCAGGCCGCCCACGGCAACGGATCATGTGGACGAGAGAGATGAATATATATGTGATCCGCTGCTACTACGTTTGCACGAGGTTGGAGACGGATATGTCCGGCAGACCAATGATGCTGGACATGTTCAATGAACGGTTCCCTCGATTTGCTAACCAACTTGATCGGAACAAACTGTACAGTCGACGACGAACAATACTGTCGAATAACATGCTCACTACCACAGAGCTGGATACCATCAAGTTGGAAGTGCAAAGGGAGCTCGAGGGAACAGGGAATAGATCGAGTGATACGTCGAGGAGGAGTTCTGTTGGAAGAGATGCAGCAAGACGCGAATCAGTGGCATCTGTAAACACACCAGTTGGGAAGTCACACGTCCCAGGACAAGACTTGGgtcgacaacaacaacagctaCGAGACGAACTAGCTTTCCAAATGGACGCAGCGGTTACACAATTTCGAGGTACAGATCCCCTATCTCGACACCGGATACCAAAGCTGCAGTATTCCTATCGGCTGACGAATGCAGTAAGCACTCTTAACGAGGGTATTTTGCCACGGTATTCTGAGGCCGCCGAGAACCTTGAGGAACTGCAGTGTATTGTTTATTCCGCAGCTGTAGCCGTTGTGAGGACTTTGGGTATGCGGACTTATCCCCAAGACATTGGTGAAAGTCGTGCACGTCCCAGTAAACAGAAGCCAGCTTGGATGCGACGATTGCAATCAAGAATTGCATCTTTGCGGGTAAAAATCGGTCGATTAACACAGTATACAAGGGGAAATCGATCGAGAAGGCTGGTTCGTCAAGTAATGGAAATTGTTCAACCCTCAGAGCTCCAAAATCTCAGTGAACTAAACGTCACGGAGATCCTCGACACCCATGTACAGCGGTTAAGTGCTCTTGCAAAGCGGATGCGACGTTATGTTGAATGTTCGAAACGGAAAGAACAAAACCGAATGTTCAACACTAACGAAAGGGAGTTCTATAACCACGTCAGAAAAGAGAAACCCAACTACAGCGAAGGACTTCCGGAGATTGGCCAAGTTACACAATTCTGGGCCAATTTATGGGAGAACCCCGCTCAACACAACAATGATGGGATGTGGTTGGTAGAAGAGGAGGAAAATAGTGATGAAATTGATAGCATGGCCGCTGTAATATTGACCGCCCAGGATATTCGTGAGGCTACACGGTATACTAGGAATTGGGCCGCACCTGGACCAGACTTTGTCCACAATTTCTGGTATAAAAAGTTCTCTACAATTCACGGACGGTTAGCGGAATGCTTCAATATGGTCTTGAGAGACCCCCGAACACTCCCAGAATTCATCACTAAGGGGGTAACCTACCTTCTACCGAAGGACCGAAACACAGCTGACCCAGCCAAATACAGACCAATAACATGCTTGTCAAGTCTGTACAAAGTGCTATCGTCGGTAATTAGTAGTAAAGTGCAGGACCATTGTGATGCCAACGGAGTGATGACAGAAGAACAGAAAGGCTGCCGAAAAAACACACAAGGCTGCAAAGACCAAGTCATCATCGATGCAGTTATTGTTGGTCAGGCAAGCCAAAACAAACGAAATCTTGGTATGGCGTACATCGACTATAAAAAAGCATACGACTCCGTACCACACACGTATCTCATTAAGGTACTGGAATTGTATAAAATAGACGATGGCGTCATCAGGCTAATGAAGCACGCAATGAGAATGTGGAACACATCGCTGCACATTACCGACGGAGCAACAGTGTTACGGTCCAGAACTCTTAGCATAAGAAGGGGGATCTTCCAAGGTGACACCTTTAGTCCTCTATGGTTCTGCCTTGCGATGAACCCCCTTAGCAGAACACTTAACCGAACCAGTTATGGCTACAAGTTGAAGAGTGGGACAACGAGAACAAAAATTACCCACACCTTCTATATGGACGATTTGAAGCTGTTTGCGGAAACGAAGGATCAACTGCATCAATTGTTGCAAGTGGTTTCGACGTTCAGCAACGATATCCGAATGGAGTTGGGCATCGACAAATGTCGACTCGTCAATATTCACCGGGGTGAAGTTATGGACGCCGAAAGTGTCCGCGTCAACCCTAGAGAAGAGATTCGGAGTATGGTTGAAGGTGAATCGTACAAATACCTGGGATTCCTGCAACTAAAAGGTATTCACCACACGATGATCAAGAAAGAACTGCAGGAAAATTTCTTGCATCGTATCAACCGTATAATGAAGACTTTTCTCTCGGCTGGCAACAAGATCAAGGCCAGAAACACGTTTGACGTGCCGCTGTTGACATACAGCTTCGGGGTGGTCAAATGGACCAAAACGGATTTGGAAGCGATCGAACGAGCATTAAGAGTATCGCTGACAAAACACCGTTCGCACCACCCAAAATCGGCCACCGAAAGAATCACCTTACCACGTAATGAAGGAGGAATAGGTGTGATTGATATCCAGGCACTTTGTGCCTCACAGATCCAACAGTTGCGGAGATATTTCGTAGAAAGCCAGAACCGTCATGAAATCTACCGCACTGTTTGCGAGGCAGACCATGGGTTCAGCGCTCTGCACCTGGCGCAGCATGACTATCAGCTGAACTGCGTTCTTAAAACCGACGAGGAAAAGATCGCAACGTGGAAGCAAAAAGAGCTGCATGGGACGCACCCCCATCAGTTAGAACAATCACACATAGACAAAGCAGCATCAAATACGTGGTTGGTGCGAGGTGATCTCTTTTCGGAGACAGAAGGATTCATGGTAGCCATCCAGGACCGGGTTATTGCAACCAAGAACTACCGCAGGTACAGATTGCACGAAAACATAGAGGATCGTTGCCGTAAGTGCAATGTAGTAGGGGAGTCGATTGAGCATGTTATTGCAGGCTGCCAAGCGTTAGCAGAAACGGCCTACCTCAATCGCCACAATACGGTTGCCAAGATTGTGCACCATCA CTTGGTAAACTGCTACGTACCCTACTACAAATACCTGCCCCACCCAGTCCTGGAAAATGACTGTGTAAAGCTGTACTGGGATCGCGCGATCATAACGGATGTCCTCATACGTGCCAATCGCCCTGACATTGTGGTTTATAACAAAAGGATGAAGCGGGTCACcctctga